Proteins from a genomic interval of Toxoplasma gondii ME49 chromosome Ia, whole genome shotgun sequence:
- a CDS encoding hypothetical protein (encoded by transcript TGME49_293210~Predicted trans-membrane domain (TMHMM2.0):44-62:66-86) has product MHLKRGNFSSTAKGNLLRRRASHPLSRCVRTPHCRPRRPRMVSRLVSAGFCCSSSLFFLSSLPDFLLLSSLIFCLLLLLLHRFDLLSSRLLRNKRRSRRRSSRLLPRQKSCGTGSLCTTSPFCLSAVAVKQR; this is encoded by the coding sequence ATGCACCTCAAACGAGGAAATTTCTCCTCGACGGCAAAGGGCAATCTGCTGAGGCGACGCGCTTCacatcctctctctcgctgtgtacgtacaccgcacTGCCGTCCTCGACGACCTCGGATGGTTTCCCGCCTCGTTTCTGCcggcttctgctgctcttcgagtctcttttttctctcttctctgcccgattttcttcttctctcttccttgatcttctgccttcttcttctcctcctccaccGTTTCGACTTGCTGTCTTCCAGGCTCCTGCGTAACAAGCGAAggtcgaggagacgaagctctcgacttcttcctcgacagaAATCCTGCGGCACAGGCAGTCTCTGCACAACCTCTCCTTTTTGCCTGTCTGCAGTGGCGGTGAAACAGAGGTGA
- a CDS encoding DHHC zinc finger domain-containing protein (encoded by transcript TGME49_293220~Predicted trans-membrane domain (TMHMM2.0):1125-1148:1160-1183) produces the protein MAVNSGSQLASLSAQREYHVSEPHARPFSERLATWMPPEPPRTASDACSVSTPERSSSSSGDASRDASEDESEDASEDESEDASGAERGPDWRGQTPLRLHRHRTRQMSTQRRPRHSGRYCAPVAVMVVRCLVLGLLMSASPQLCIFANPSFESVFLWSLVLLTVAAYLLTALGDPGYLKYCPSVLLAPEEEELTCLGETRVCVLAAGKTHAASSAASLRVSARSSPRSALPRRDAEEDSESLLHSQAKETAHLEDSGHRDGSATALVSRSHRKTAASLPGSPGTWSGKRCGVRRDSRRVLGKRPRVSRHSPPDAERRSFERRTRAKPPFFARRRENWSRLRSSASSDSAASETAPRWQKQVKDSCSSSGESRGDSEFEDLFFGDEERGEGALGVSATRDAAAHANLPLYLRNSVDAAGPGEGRGDLWGTPGRRDAFRSSSKDNRGDLWQDEELGPGMRATFQSLPALEAPFPTSDASEGDLEKGADSWQNTETDNAFLHMQIARPDPQSPPDGGLSSSPHSRLPSFAALSSPLSFSLAATASSMQTGPCSVSSSSHGAAAGRDAWVEKSRARETDDEERRQKGEQRDEREQAVEGLYVLEDSLSRRSRPSRETAGRDRSFLTQPSFSLSSPQLLTLPSDDGSFISMEVCRSHASPHSPRSPSPTSSRRSSSRSSSLSSRSSSSPSSPRFRYSASRRRERGDLSAWPRSAFLPAGSAAARQERGCVSLPLSEIYASCNQVFHFDSAGEPLGFAPLPLALGHRRAFEKRAAGKPGRRTERRKKERRGGRGRGESMREEHSLGGQGPDADFEFSERQTECGDREAALSESAAAVHSLGSGDSEGKDSSMRSENSLEKNIDLLTHERIPLDGEAPSRHAHIHPGAESPRAKEEQTERERQREEGMRMRERTTAGGEARDVREVTVAALQPREGSEGEGAMRFERRVERNALESESEEKAAHLRRLATPAEGGADRGMAQEVCRDSREGRQQEDLRRSEASDRAKQLHGPPSPPHNAVPAVPAEETQRQRQVAWRESGESREGSREEAWRDGSRRLASRGKRGVQLERDIFSVSKNQMYQASVKLRYCEICAMFQPLRTKHCGHCGRCTRTHDHHCPWIGTCVAEENRVYFYWFLFLQALELLAVAVLYIRALVWQSEAEIQNPFYFVALFLTLMFCLFLACMVTCLFSYHTYLMLSNLTTWESMAWHRISYLKDLPEAKGSPFNRGVLVNICIYCFPPSCCGSWRPLLRPLSRFLCSLASLLHTLSPCLRRFRRPAWSSSARATGDSLAGSAVPARGLAGFPYGPCGEIWWEPGPAPVPTALDRVCCHSL, from the exons aTGGCGGTGAACTCGGGCAGCCaactcgcgtctctctcggctcaGCGGGAGTATCATGTCTCGGAACCGCATGCGCGGCCTTTCTCCGAGAGACTCGCAACCTGGATGCCTCCTGAGCCCCCGCGCACCGCATCCGACGCCTGCAGTGTCTCGACGCCGGAgcgttcttcctccagcAGCGGAGATgccagcagagacgcgagcgaagacgagagcgaagatgcgagcgaagacgagagcgaagacgcgagcgGAGCCGAGAGAGGCCCAGACTGGAGAGGGCAGACTCCTCTGCGACTTCACAGACACAGGACGCGGCAGATGTCTACGCAGCGGCGTCCGCGTCACTCTGGGCGCTACTGTGCGCCTGTCGCTGTGATGGTCGTGAGATGTCTCGTCTTGGGACTGCTGATGTCGGCAAGTCCTCAACTGTGCATTTTCGCGAATCCCAGCTTCGagtccgtttttctctggagcCTCGTCCTCCTCACCGTCGCCGCCTACCTTCTCACCGCCCTCGGAGATCC GGGCTACTTGAAGTACTGTCCATCTGTGCTTCTTGCgccggaggaagaggaactaACTTGTctgggagagacgcgcgtctgcgtcctcgctgcggggaagacgcatgcagcgagcaGCGCGGCCAGTTTGCGCGTTTCTGCGCGTTCGAGCCCTCGGAGCGCTCTCCCGCGAAgggacgcggaagaagactctGAGTCTCTGCTGCACTCGCAAGCCAAGGAGACCGCCCACCTGGAGGACTCTGGCCACCGCGACGGCTCGGCAACGGCCCTCGTCTCGCGTAGTCACAGGAAGACAGCGGCTTCGCTGCCTGGCTCCCCAGGCACCTGGAGCGGCAAACGGTGTGGGGTCCGAAGAGACAGTCGAAGAGTTCTCGGGAAGAGGCCTCGAGTGTCTCGACACAGTCCGCcggacgcggagagaagatCGTTCGAACGGCGCACGAGGGCGAAGCCGCCGTTCTTcgcgcgaagaagggagaactGGTCTCGCCTTCGTAGTTCAGCGTCCTCGGACTCTGCGGCGTCGGAGACCGCGCCTCGATGGCAGAAACAGGTGAAGGactcttgctcttcttcaggGGAGTCGCGCGGAGACTCGGAGTTCGAGGATCTCTTCTTtggcgacgaagaacgcgGCGAGGGTGCTTTGGGTGTCTCTGCAACTCGAGACGCggccgcgcatgcaaaccTTCCGCTGTACTTGAGGAACTCGGTGGACGCTGCCGGTCcaggagagggaaggggaGATCTGTGGGGGACGCCTGggcggagagacgcgtttcGATCGTCCTCGAAAGACAACCGAGGGGACCTCTGGCAAGATGAAGAACTAGGTCCGGGGATGCGAGCGACGTTTCAGTCGCTGCCTGCCCTTGAAGCGCCTTTCCCGACCTCCGACGCGAGTGAAGGAGACTTAGAGAAAGGCGCAGATTCATGGcagaacacagaaacagacaacgCTTTTCTGCACATGCAAATCGCGCGGCCAGACCCCCAGAGCCCTCCCGACGGcggcctctcctcttctccacactcgcgtctcccctccttcgccgcgctttcctcgcctctctctttttctcttgctgcTACTGCGTCTTCGATGCAGACTGGACCAtgctccgtttcctcttcgagCCACGGAGCCGCGGCTGGAAGAGACGCATGGGTCGAGAAGTCGAGGgcgcgagaaacagacgacgaggagaggagacaaaaaggcgaacagagagacgagagagaacaagcagTCGAGGGACTGTACGTCCTTGAAGATTCTCTGTCGAGGCGCTCAAGGCCTTCGAGGGAGACTGCAGGAAGGGACAGAAGCTTCCTCACTCAACCtagtttttctctgtcatcTCCCCAGTTGCTCACTCTCCCTTCCGATGATGGGAGCTTCATATCCATGGAAGTGTGTCGATCTCACGCTTCTCCTCACTCTCCTCGTTCACCTTCGCCTACGTCttctcgtcgttcttcttctcgctcttcttccctttcttcgcgttcttcttcgtcaccctcttctccccgtttcCGGTATTCCGCGTCTCGgcgtagagagagaggggaccTCTCTGCCTGGCCTCGGTCGGCGTTTCTCCCTGCGGGCTCGGCCGCCGCGCGGCAGGAGCGAGGCTGtgtctcgctgcctctctcggaGATCTACGCGAGCTGCAATCAGGTCTTCCACTTCGACAGCGCTGGGGAGCCTCTCGGATTCGCGCCGCTGCCCCTGGCCCTCGGCCATCGCAGAGCCTTTGAGAAACGCGCTGCAGGAAAgccagggagaagaacagaaaggagaaaaaaggagagaagaggagggcgaggaagaggcgaaagcaTGAGAGAGGAACACAGTTTGGGAGGACAAGGACCAGATGCAGATTTCGAGTTTTCTGAGCGACAGACTGAGtgcggcgacagagaagccgcgTTGTCGGAGTCCGCGGCTGCGGTGCATTCGCtgggaagcggagacagcgaaggcaaAGACAGTTCGATGAGAAGCGAAAAttcgctggagaagaacatcGACCTGCTGACCCACGAAAGGATCCCTCTCGACGGCGAAGCGCCGAGCAGACACGCGCATATCCACCCAGGCGCAGAGTcgccgagagcgaaggaagagcagacagagagggaacgacagcgagaagaaggaatgcGGATGCGCGAGAGGACAACAGCGGGGGGCGAGGCTAGGGATGTGAGAGAAGTGACAGTCGCTGCGTTGCAGCcaagagaaggcagcgaaggagaaggcgcgatgcgtttcgagagacgcgtggagagaaacgcccTTGAAAGCGAATCTGAGGAGAAGGCCGCTCACCTGAGGCGCCTCGCCACCCCAGCTGAGGGTGGCGCAGATCGCGGAATGGCGCAGGAGGTCTGTCGAGACTCGCGTgaggggagacagcaagaggatctgaggagaagcgaggcgtCCGACAGAGCGAAGCAGCTCCATGggccgccttctccgcccCACAACGCAGTCCCTGCTGTCCctgcggaggagacacagagacagagacaagttgcgtggagagagagtggggagtcgcgagaaggcagccgagaagaagcgtggagagacggaagcagGAGACTCGCAAGTCGAGGCAAGAGAGGAGTGCAGCTGGAAAGAGACatcttctcggtctccaaAAATCAAATGTACCAAGCCTCCGTCAAGCTGCGCTACTGCGAAATCTGCGCCATGTTCCAG cctctgAGGACGAAGCACTGCGGCCACTGCGGCAGATGCACGCGTACCCACGACCATCACTGCCCCTGGATTG GCACCTGCGTCGCGGAAGAGAACCGCGTGTACTTTTACtggtttctcttcctgcaaGCGCTCGAGCTCCTCGCTGTGGCTGTTCTTTACATCCGCGCTCTCGTCTGGCAGTCGGAGGCTGAGATTCAAAA TCCGTTCTACTTCGTCGCCCTCTTCCTCACGCTGatgttctgcctcttcctcgcgtgTATGGTGacttgcctcttctcctaCCATACCTACCTCATGCTCTCCAACTTAACGACCTGGGAGTCCATGGCATGGCATAGAATCTCCTACTTGAAG GATCTGCCTGAGGCGAAGGGATCGCCGTTCAATCGCGGCGTGTTAGTCAACATTTGCATCTACTGCTTCCCGCCGTCGTGCTGCGGCAGCTGGCGACCTCTTTTGCGACCTCTCTCGCggttcctctgctctctcgcgtcgctcCTCCACACCCTCTCGCCTTGTCTCCGACGCTTCCGGCGACCGGCCTGGAGCTCGAGCGCGCGAGCGACCGGAGACTCGCTCGCCGGAAGCGCCGTTCCTGCCCGGGGCCTCGCCGGCTTCCCCTACGGACCATGCGGCGAAATCTGGTGGGAACCCG gcCCTGCCCCAGTTCCGACGGCTCTCGACCGGGTCTGCTGTCACTCCCTCTAG